The Ramlibacter algicola genome segment ACCGGCCTGCTGGCCGAAGGCGGCGTGTCGGTCGACGCGATGCTGCAGCGCGAAGCGGGCGAGGGCGAGAAGCAGACCGACCTGATCATCCTCACGCACTCGGTGCGCGAAGGGACCATGGACGGCGTGCTCGCGCGCATGCAGCAGCTGCCCACCGTGCTCGCCCCCATCGTGCGCATCCGCAAGGAAGAACTGGCCTAGGAACATGAGCCCCCACGTTCACTTCGTTCTCTGCCCCCCGAGGGGGCCGTCAGCGGCCTTCGGGCGGCCGTGCGGCCGCTGAACATGCAGTACCTGTCGACCCGCGGCCATCCGGACCGCAAGCGCTTCTGCGACATCCTGCTCGAGGGCCTCGCGCCCGACGGCGGCCTGTACCTGCCCGAGCGCTATCCGCAGGTGGATGCCGCGACGCTCGCCAGGTGGCGTGGCCTGCCGTACCACGAGCTCGCGTTCGAAATCCTGTCGCTCTACATCGACGACATCCCGGCGGCCGACCTGCGGGCGCTGTGCGCGAAGACGTACACCGCGGAGGTGTTCGGCACGCCGCAGATCGTCCCCCTGAAGCAGCTTGAGGAGGGCCTGTTCCTCGAGGCGCTGTCCAACGGCCCCACGCTCGCCTTCAAGGACATGGCGATGCAGTTGCTGGGCAACCTGTTCGAGTACGAACTGGGCCGCCGCGGCGAGCAGCTGAACATCCTGGGTGCGACCTCCGGTGACACGGGCAGTGCCGCCGAATACGCGATGCGCGGCAAGAAGGGCATCCGCGTCTTCATGACGTCGCCGCACGGCCGCATGAGCCCCTTCCAGCAGGCGCAGATGTTCAGCCTGCAGGACGCGAACATCCACAACCTCGCCGTCGAGGGCGTGTTCGACGACTGCCAGGACATCGTCAAGGCGGTCTCGAACGACCTGGTGTTCAAGCGCCAGCACCGCATCGGCACGGTCAACTCGATCAACTGGGCGCGGCTGGTGGCGCAGGTCGTCTACTACTTCGCCGGCTACTTCCAGGCGACGTCGGGTGACACCCAGCGCGTCAGCTTCGCCGTGCCCTC includes the following:
- the thrC gene encoding threonine synthase; translated protein: MQYLSTRGHPDRKRFCDILLEGLAPDGGLYLPERYPQVDAATLARWRGLPYHELAFEILSLYIDDIPAADLRALCAKTYTAEVFGTPQIVPLKQLEEGLFLEALSNGPTLAFKDMAMQLLGNLFEYELGRRGEQLNILGATSGDTGSAAEYAMRGKKGIRVFMTSPHGRMSPFQQAQMFSLQDANIHNLAVEGVFDDCQDIVKAVSNDLVFKRQHRIGTVNSINWARLVAQVVYYFAGYFQATSGDTQRVSFAVPSGNFGNICAGHVARMMGLPIERLVLATNENDVLDEFFRTGVYRVRPAAETHETSSPSMDISKASNFERFVFDLLGRDGARTRSLFEGELARTGRFDLSQDPAFRDLQARFGFFSGRSTHADRVATIRDTWDRFGAMVDTHTADGLKVARAYRQPGIPMLVLETALPVKFASTIVEALGREPDRPAKFVGIEQLPRRVTVLPADAAHVKAYIAGHCA